A genomic segment from Xiphophorus maculatus strain JP 163 A chromosome 6, X_maculatus-5.0-male, whole genome shotgun sequence encodes:
- the LOC102220902 gene encoding E3 ubiquitin-protein ligase TRIM21-like encodes MKKEDILNTLKELGQKEFDEFKWFLEQPETLPELPAISKQDLEGANILRVVDLIVQTYTLDRCREVVCMLLEKIKKNDLRNRLLKDWMGETEAEVQEMIQERRLKIQEIRESVKISKDAADREKAEGVQVFTALIESAERGLKELLKEIQDKQETTEKQAEDFIRDLEQEISELKKRSSEVKQLLQDEDHLHLLQSFSSLKDAPPTKTWTEVRVHPPSYEETVVRAVALVEQNKEKILEMKRVQQFAVDVTLDPDTAHPNLILSDDGKQVKHGDVKKKLPDNPERFSKCVNVLGQQSFSSGRFYFEVQVKGKTKWDLGVARESIKRKEFKPLSPQKGYWTVILRNGNEYSAVVGSLIRLHLHPGPQKVGVFVDYEEGLVSFYDVDAAALIYSFTGCCFKEKLYPYFGPGLNDGGKNSAPLIICPVNQAGC; translated from the coding sequence ATGAAGAAAGAAGACATCTTGAACACTTTGAAAGAATTAGGTCAGAAAGAGTTTGATGAATTCAAGTGGTTCCTGGAGCAACCTGAGACTCTTCCTGAACTCCCAGCAATCAGTAAACAAGACCTGGAAGGAGCAAATATTCTCAGGGTTGTGGACTTGATTGTGCAGACTTACACACTTGATCGATGCAGGGAGGTGGTCTGCATGCTtttagagaaaattaaaaaaaatgacctgCGGAACAGATTGTTAAAAGATTGGATGGGGGAGACGGAGGCTGAAGTTCAGGAGATGATCCAGGAGAGACGACTGAAGATCCAGGAGATCAGAGAGTCGGTGAAGATCAGTAAAGATgctgcagacagagagaaagcagAAGGTGTTCAGGTCTTCACGGCTCTGATAGAGTCTGCTGAGAGAGGCCTGAAGGAGCTCCTCAAGGAGATCcaagacaaacaggaaactaCAGAGAAACAGGCTGAAGACTTCATCAGAGATCTGGAACAGGAGATCTCTGAGCTGAAGAAGAGGAGCTCTGAGGTCAAGCAGCTCTTACAGGATGAAGatcacctccacctcctccaaaGCTTCTCCTCCCTGAAAGATGCTCCACCCACCAAGACCTGgacagaggtcagagttcatccaCCATCATATGAGGAGACTGTGGTGAGAGCTGTGGCTCTGGTTGAGCAGAATAAGGAGAAGATATTGGAGATGAAGAGGGTCCAGCAGTTTGCAGTGGATGTGACTCTGGATCCTGATACGGCTCATCCTAACCTCATCCTGTCTGATGATGGAAAACAAGTGAAACATGGAGATGTGAAGAAGAAACTTCCAGACAATCCAGAGAGATTTTCTAAGTGTGTTAATGTTTTAGGACAGCAGAGTTTCTCTTCAGGCAGATTTTACTTTGAGGTTCAAgttaaaggaaaaactaaatggGATTTAGGAGTGGCCAGAGAATCCATCAAGAGGAAAGAATTTAAACCACTGAGTCCTCAGAAAGGTTACTGGACTGTTATATTGAGAAATGGAAACGAGTATTCAGCTGTTGTTGGATCTCTAATCCGTCTCCATCTCCATCCTGGTCCTCAGAAGGTGGGGGTGTTTGTGGATTATGAGGAGGGTCTGGTCTCCTTTTATGATGTAGATGCTGCAGCTCTGATCTACTCCTTTACTGGCTGCTGCTTCAAGGAGAAACTCTACCCATACTTTGGTCCTGGCCTTAATGATGGAGGTAAAAACTCTGCTCCTCTGATCATCTGTCCTGTTAACCAGGCTGGTTGTTGA